A genomic region of Gemmata massiliana contains the following coding sequences:
- a CDS encoding type I polyketide synthase: MEPRDLIVLTPSGAADPSLAIAACRAGARGVLDLEFGSRLLASQALTKLARFATGYGVQLRTDAADLFDLLGQFKPAFVILAGADHPTLAARIRDLNAAGIEVLREATSVAEASHAVKLGAKGIVLKGHEAGGRVGADTSFVLLQRGRQFADKNGVTVPFWVRGGLGANTAAACVAGGARGGVLDSQVLLTHETPLREAARKRVAGLDGSETLVLGTRLGEGYRIYARPDCAGAQELAKEDERLQHAALSAEEKLTAWREAVRTRVAADPSAGVWFCGQDIVSAAPLAAKGLTVAGVVQAICARVTHQLEAAKRLKHLAPDSSLAKSHGTKYPILQGPMTRVSDTAAFADSVAAGGALPFLALALLRKAETEKLLAETKTKLGAKPWGVGILGFVPNEIRSEQLEAIRKYKPPFAIIAGGRPDQARELETQGIPTYLHVPSPGLLKMFLKDGSRRFIFEGQECGGHIGPRASFALWEAMVEVLLENIGNKPADDLHVVFAGGIHDALSANMVAVLSASLAEKGVKVGVLLGTAYLFTKEAVRGGAITERFQKEAIACADTVLLETGPGHAIRCIPTPYADVFESEKRKLKAEGKTPLEVGIALERMNLGRLRVASKGVDRAPSVNGNGSGLADVSADEQFARGMYMIGQIAALHDKVTTIAELHANVTDSIILPESAVRTQDVELPAPPPCDVAIVGLSCFYPQSTSLWQYWDNILAKTNAVIEIPPTHWDWRPYYDPDPRAKDKMVSKWGGFMSDITFDPLKYGITPKSIPNIEPLQLLLLEGVNQALADAGYLDRPFARERTCAILGVGGGGMPLSVAYGFRACMPLLDSIPGVPVKSNEIVALGEGMLPEWTEDSFPGILLNVAAGRVANRFNLGGPNMAIDAACGSSLAALYAGVRELNDGTSDVAIVMGGDAVQTPYAYVAFSKTHALSPKGRCRPFDADADGIALAEGVGIAVLKRLADAERDGDRIYAVIKGVGASSDGRDKGLTAPRAEGQLRALHRAYAQARVNPANVALVEAHGTGTVVGDQTEARAIGQLMRDAGGDPQSCAIGSVKSMIGHSKCAAGLAGLIKTAFALHHKVLPPTLVEKPNPKANLDGGPLYLNTEAKPWVHGAAHPRTAGVSAFGFGGTNFHTVLEEYTGDYLNRPNTGIRQWPTELFVWRRADKAAITTSLKSVRDAIVAGARPALADLAASVWQSSKGVAAGSATLAVIASSLDDLKEKLDAALESLPKATETHTDPRGIYFAAKSAPAGKVAFLFPGQGSQYPDMLAQVAMTFSEVRDVLDRAEAALDADLDKPLSRFIYPPSSFTPEHEATNRNELRRTEIAQSSIGATSIGMFRLLTSLGIEADFFAGHSYGEYAALTAAGALSEDDLMHLSFKRGLAIREAAVTAPGGMIAADNTAEAIAPVLKGIADVWIANHNSPTQTVIAGTEAGVKVAAEKLQAAGIRSQRIAVACGFHSPLIAGAKPALADALSRATFTAPSKPVFSNTSAVPHPADGSVIAKQLAEHLVSPVRFADEIRAMHEAGARVFVEVGPQAVLTGLTGQILAGRPHLALASDAKSRPGLVQLAHLLGQLLTAGVPANLDRLFVGRNVQAFDLAKLNADTGKPKLAPTTWLVNGIRSKPLNAPEPRLLGQALPANAAARNEVPRPDTNGKAKPKPVQPESSTKPVPPPAPPPAPKPPVPNAAALPPAVTTPSRAMMHNTETQPALSVPSTNGHAHHHAAPDGAAAVMMRFQEVMGRFLDTQKSVMLGFLGAPNGAATAPAPHTNGHTAYPVVPHTNGHSYTNGNGNGHAHTNGHAHTNGHATPMPVPALATNRIATPVVARPQAPAPVVSNKAETNGKHTPVAEAAPVAVPAPAKKPAGGELDRDTLLARLLDLVSERTGYPKEALSIDLDLEADLGVDSIKRVEVLGALAESIEAGADGKQPNLEMEKLSVIKTLRGIADYVMGALNEAAPASAPSTNGKHETPALPAASEAPATRANANGDFHPGARQGDVQRLVVRLIDAPLPIRPTFSPPTGTIVITDDELGVAQELADRLAELDIKTALVRMGKNEGFNADLTNPVAVSELLGRVREKCGAVSGLVHLLPLAEPPAGETDEQRMRREVKSLYLLARGLENDIRAAGTNGSAVLLTVTAMGGAMGYSDELPSEFFAGHGGIAGFTKCLGYEWPEVTVRVVDVNAEAAAPRLVEQLLGELGDPDGPFEVGRNGEYRKTWQVDPGPLEKDTQAIELDANSTVLVTGGARGITAKVALEIAARYKSKLVLVGSSPVPVAESAGTASLQTPAEIKAALLKQQPGAKPAAVEAAYKRLLKDREIRANLDAIRSAGGSAEYRSVDVRDAAAFGALIDELSAKGGIAGVIHGAGVIEDKLLRDKTPESFDRVFGTKVDSALTLTRKLDPAKLKFFALFASITSRYGNRGQSDYAAANEVLSKLACDLDRKWPGRVVSVAWGPWAEVGMVADLEKHLVARGLKLIEPAVGAEFAVDEVIFGTKGEPEVVVAGGTESAPKQRASAQPVGAGAE; this comes from the coding sequence ATGGAACCGCGCGACCTCATCGTTTTGACCCCTTCGGGAGCCGCCGACCCGTCACTCGCTATTGCCGCCTGCCGTGCAGGTGCGCGTGGCGTGTTGGACTTAGAGTTCGGCTCCCGCTTACTTGCGTCCCAAGCCCTTACGAAACTCGCCCGGTTCGCAACCGGGTACGGTGTTCAGCTCCGCACGGACGCCGCAGATCTGTTTGACCTCCTCGGTCAATTCAAACCCGCGTTCGTGATTCTCGCCGGGGCCGATCACCCCACTCTCGCCGCGCGTATTCGGGATCTGAATGCTGCGGGCATCGAAGTTTTGCGCGAGGCTACTAGCGTCGCGGAAGCATCGCACGCGGTCAAACTCGGGGCGAAGGGCATCGTCCTGAAGGGCCACGAGGCCGGCGGGCGCGTCGGAGCCGATACGTCGTTTGTGCTGCTCCAGCGGGGGCGCCAGTTCGCGGACAAGAACGGTGTGACAGTCCCGTTCTGGGTGCGGGGGGGACTCGGGGCGAATACGGCTGCTGCGTGTGTCGCGGGCGGGGCGCGCGGTGGCGTTCTCGATTCGCAAGTGCTCCTCACGCACGAAACTCCTCTGCGCGAAGCCGCGCGGAAGCGCGTCGCGGGGTTGGACGGGAGCGAGACGCTCGTTCTCGGCACGCGACTCGGTGAGGGCTACCGCATCTACGCGCGCCCGGATTGCGCCGGGGCGCAGGAACTCGCGAAGGAAGACGAGCGCCTCCAGCACGCGGCGCTTTCCGCGGAAGAGAAACTGACCGCGTGGCGCGAAGCGGTTCGCACGCGCGTCGCCGCCGATCCGTCCGCGGGCGTGTGGTTCTGTGGTCAGGATATCGTGAGTGCGGCCCCGCTCGCGGCGAAGGGCTTGACCGTTGCGGGCGTGGTGCAGGCGATCTGCGCCCGCGTAACGCACCAACTGGAAGCGGCGAAGCGACTGAAGCACCTCGCGCCGGACTCATCGCTCGCGAAATCGCACGGGACAAAGTACCCGATTCTGCAAGGGCCGATGACCCGCGTCAGTGACACGGCCGCGTTCGCGGACAGCGTGGCCGCGGGTGGGGCGCTGCCGTTCCTGGCGCTGGCGCTGCTGCGCAAAGCCGAAACGGAAAAGCTCCTCGCGGAAACGAAGACGAAGCTCGGTGCGAAGCCGTGGGGCGTCGGCATCCTCGGCTTCGTGCCCAACGAGATCCGCAGCGAACAACTCGAAGCGATTCGCAAATACAAACCGCCGTTTGCGATCATTGCAGGCGGGCGCCCGGACCAGGCCCGCGAACTCGAAACGCAGGGCATCCCGACGTACCTGCACGTTCCGTCGCCCGGCCTGCTGAAGATGTTCCTCAAGGACGGCTCCCGGAGGTTCATCTTCGAGGGGCAGGAGTGCGGCGGTCACATCGGCCCGCGCGCGAGCTTCGCGCTGTGGGAAGCGATGGTCGAGGTTCTGCTCGAAAACATCGGCAACAAGCCCGCGGACGACCTGCACGTTGTTTTCGCCGGTGGCATTCACGATGCACTCTCCGCGAACATGGTCGCGGTGCTGAGCGCGTCGCTCGCCGAGAAGGGTGTGAAGGTCGGCGTGCTGCTCGGGACCGCGTACCTGTTCACGAAGGAAGCGGTGCGCGGCGGTGCGATCACGGAGCGCTTCCAGAAAGAAGCCATCGCGTGCGCGGACACCGTACTGCTCGAAACCGGTCCGGGCCATGCGATCCGCTGCATCCCGACGCCCTACGCGGACGTGTTCGAGTCCGAGAAGCGGAAGCTGAAGGCCGAAGGTAAGACGCCGCTGGAAGTCGGCATCGCGCTCGAACGCATGAACCTCGGGCGGCTCCGCGTTGCGAGTAAGGGTGTGGACCGCGCACCGTCAGTGAACGGTAACGGGAGCGGTCTTGCCGACGTGAGCGCGGACGAGCAGTTCGCACGCGGCATGTACATGATCGGTCAGATCGCCGCGCTCCACGATAAGGTCACGACCATCGCCGAGTTGCACGCGAACGTGACCGACAGCATCATTCTGCCCGAATCGGCCGTTCGCACCCAGGATGTCGAACTGCCCGCACCGCCGCCGTGCGACGTTGCGATCGTCGGGTTGTCGTGCTTTTACCCGCAATCCACGTCGCTGTGGCAGTACTGGGATAACATCCTCGCGAAGACGAACGCCGTCATCGAGATCCCGCCGACGCACTGGGACTGGCGGCCGTACTACGATCCCGACCCCCGCGCCAAAGACAAGATGGTGTCGAAGTGGGGCGGGTTCATGTCGGACATCACGTTCGACCCGCTCAAGTACGGGATCACGCCCAAGAGTATCCCGAACATCGAGCCGCTGCAACTGCTCCTGCTCGAAGGCGTGAACCAGGCGCTCGCTGACGCGGGTTACCTGGATCGGCCGTTCGCCCGCGAGCGTACCTGCGCCATCCTGGGCGTCGGTGGCGGCGGGATGCCCCTGTCCGTCGCATACGGGTTCCGCGCGTGTATGCCGCTGCTCGACTCGATTCCCGGCGTGCCGGTGAAGTCGAACGAGATCGTCGCGCTGGGCGAGGGCATGCTGCCGGAGTGGACAGAAGACTCCTTCCCCGGCATCTTGCTGAACGTCGCGGCCGGGCGGGTCGCGAACCGGTTCAATCTCGGTGGCCCGAACATGGCGATCGACGCCGCGTGCGGGTCGTCGCTGGCCGCGCTGTACGCCGGTGTTCGTGAACTGAACGACGGGACGAGTGACGTCGCGATCGTGATGGGCGGCGACGCGGTGCAGACGCCCTACGCCTACGTCGCGTTCTCGAAGACGCACGCGCTCAGCCCGAAGGGGCGGTGCCGGCCGTTCGACGCGGACGCCGACGGTATCGCGCTCGCCGAGGGCGTCGGTATTGCGGTGCTGAAGCGCCTCGCGGACGCGGAACGCGACGGCGACCGAATTTACGCCGTCATCAAGGGTGTCGGGGCTTCCAGCGACGGCCGCGACAAGGGACTCACCGCGCCGCGTGCGGAAGGTCAGCTCCGCGCGCTGCACCGGGCCTACGCTCAGGCTCGCGTGAACCCGGCGAACGTCGCGCTCGTGGAGGCGCACGGCACCGGGACCGTGGTCGGCGACCAGACCGAAGCTCGCGCGATCGGCCAGTTGATGCGCGACGCCGGGGGCGATCCGCAGTCGTGCGCGATCGGCTCAGTGAAGTCGATGATCGGGCACAGCAAGTGCGCCGCCGGCCTTGCGGGGCTTATCAAGACCGCGTTCGCGCTGCACCACAAGGTACTCCCGCCCACGCTAGTCGAGAAGCCGAACCCGAAGGCGAACCTCGACGGCGGACCGCTGTACCTGAACACCGAAGCGAAGCCGTGGGTCCACGGGGCCGCGCACCCGCGAACCGCGGGCGTGAGCGCGTTCGGCTTCGGTGGCACGAACTTCCACACGGTGCTCGAAGAGTACACCGGCGACTACCTGAACCGCCCGAACACCGGGATTCGTCAGTGGCCGACGGAACTCTTCGTGTGGCGCCGGGCGGACAAGGCCGCGATCACCACGAGCCTGAAGAGCGTGCGCGACGCGATCGTTGCGGGCGCGCGGCCGGCGCTGGCCGACCTCGCGGCGAGCGTGTGGCAGAGCAGCAAGGGCGTTGCGGCCGGGAGCGCCACGCTTGCAGTGATCGCGTCTTCGCTCGATGACCTCAAGGAGAAGCTCGACGCAGCCCTCGAATCGCTGCCCAAAGCGACCGAAACGCACACGGATCCGCGCGGGATCTACTTCGCCGCGAAGTCCGCGCCCGCGGGTAAGGTCGCGTTCCTGTTCCCGGGGCAGGGATCGCAGTACCCGGACATGCTCGCGCAAGTCGCGATGACGTTCTCCGAGGTGCGCGACGTTCTCGACCGAGCCGAAGCCGCGCTCGACGCCGATCTCGACAAGCCGCTGAGCCGGTTCATCTACCCGCCGTCGTCGTTCACACCGGAACACGAGGCCACGAACCGCAACGAACTGCGCCGGACGGAAATCGCGCAGTCGAGTATCGGTGCGACGAGCATCGGCATGTTCCGGCTGCTCACGTCGCTCGGCATTGAAGCCGATTTCTTCGCGGGTCACAGCTACGGTGAGTACGCGGCGCTTACGGCGGCCGGAGCGCTCTCCGAAGACGACCTGATGCACCTGTCGTTCAAGCGCGGTTTGGCGATCCGCGAAGCTGCGGTTACTGCCCCTGGGGGGATGATCGCCGCGGACAACACCGCCGAGGCGATCGCACCGGTGCTGAAGGGCATCGCGGACGTGTGGATCGCGAACCACAACTCGCCGACCCAAACCGTGATCGCGGGCACCGAAGCCGGGGTGAAGGTCGCCGCGGAGAAGCTCCAGGCGGCGGGGATTCGCTCGCAGCGGATCGCGGTCGCGTGTGGGTTCCACTCGCCACTCATCGCGGGCGCGAAGCCGGCCCTGGCCGACGCTCTTTCGCGGGCCACGTTCACGGCCCCGAGTAAGCCGGTGTTCTCGAACACGAGCGCCGTGCCGCACCCGGCCGACGGGAGCGTGATCGCAAAGCAACTCGCAGAACACCTCGTTTCGCCGGTGCGTTTCGCGGACGAAATTCGCGCGATGCACGAGGCCGGCGCGCGGGTCTTCGTGGAGGTCGGGCCGCAAGCGGTGCTGACCGGACTCACGGGCCAGATCCTCGCGGGCCGACCGCACCTCGCACTCGCGAGTGACGCGAAGTCGCGCCCCGGGCTGGTGCAACTCGCCCACCTGCTCGGGCAACTGCTTACAGCCGGTGTACCGGCCAACCTCGACCGCCTCTTCGTGGGCCGGAACGTGCAAGCGTTCGACCTCGCGAAGCTCAACGCGGACACCGGCAAGCCGAAACTCGCGCCGACGACGTGGCTCGTGAACGGCATCCGGAGCAAACCGTTGAACGCGCCCGAACCGCGGCTGCTGGGGCAAGCACTTCCGGCCAACGCTGCGGCCCGGAACGAAGTCCCGCGGCCCGATACGAACGGCAAGGCGAAGCCGAAACCGGTGCAGCCCGAAAGTTCGACCAAGCCCGTGCCCCCGCCCGCGCCGCCCCCCGCTCCGAAGCCGCCCGTGCCCAACGCTGCCGCTCTACCGCCCGCTGTCACCACGCCCTCACGAGCGATGATGCACAACACCGAAACTCAACCCGCTCTGTCGGTCCCCTCCACTAACGGGCACGCGCACCACCATGCCGCGCCCGATGGTGCCGCAGCCGTGATGATGCGGTTCCAGGAGGTGATGGGGCGCTTCCTCGATACACAGAAGTCCGTGATGCTCGGGTTCCTCGGCGCGCCCAACGGGGCCGCGACCGCTCCCGCGCCGCACACGAACGGCCACACCGCGTACCCCGTGGTGCCGCACACGAACGGGCACAGTTACACGAACGGGAATGGCAACGGCCACGCCCACACCAACGGTCACGCCCACACGAACGGGCACGCGACCCCGATGCCGGTCCCCGCACTAGCGACCAACCGCATCGCGACGCCAGTGGTTGCCCGGCCGCAAGCGCCGGCACCCGTTGTCAGCAACAAGGCTGAAACGAACGGCAAGCACACGCCGGTTGCCGAAGCCGCGCCCGTGGCCGTTCCCGCGCCGGCGAAGAAGCCCGCGGGCGGCGAGCTGGACCGCGACACGCTGCTCGCCCGGTTGCTCGACCTCGTGAGCGAGCGCACCGGCTACCCGAAGGAAGCGCTGAGCATCGACCTCGACCTCGAAGCCGACCTGGGGGTCGATTCGATCAAGCGCGTCGAGGTGCTGGGCGCGCTCGCCGAGAGCATCGAGGCCGGGGCAGACGGCAAGCAGCCGAACCTGGAGATGGAGAAACTCTCCGTCATCAAGACGCTCCGCGGGATCGCCGACTACGTGATGGGCGCGCTGAACGAGGCCGCGCCCGCGTCGGCCCCTTCGACGAATGGCAAGCACGAGACCCCCGCGCTGCCCGCCGCCAGCGAAGCGCCCGCGACCCGGGCCAACGCGAACGGCGACTTTCACCCCGGTGCGCGACAGGGGGACGTTCAGCGGCTCGTGGTGCGACTGATCGACGCGCCGCTCCCGATCCGGCCGACGTTCAGCCCGCCGACCGGCACCATCGTCATCACTGATGACGAACTCGGTGTCGCGCAAGAACTGGCCGACCGGCTCGCGGAACTCGACATCAAGACCGCGCTCGTTCGCATGGGCAAGAACGAGGGCTTCAACGCTGATCTAACCAACCCCGTTGCGGTGAGCGAGCTGCTCGGCCGCGTTCGCGAGAAGTGCGGCGCGGTGTCCGGGCTGGTTCACCTGCTGCCGCTCGCGGAACCGCCCGCGGGCGAAACCGATGAACAGCGGATGCGGCGCGAAGTAAAGTCGCTGTACCTGCTTGCTCGCGGGTTGGAAAACGACATCCGCGCGGCCGGAACGAACGGCTCCGCCGTGCTGCTCACGGTGACCGCGATGGGCGGCGCGATGGGGTACAGCGACGAGCTGCCGAGCGAGTTCTTCGCCGGTCACGGCGGCATCGCCGGGTTCACCAAGTGCCTCGGGTACGAGTGGCCCGAAGTCACCGTTCGCGTCGTGGACGTGAACGCGGAAGCCGCCGCACCGCGACTCGTTGAACAACTCCTCGGCGAACTCGGCGACCCGGACGGCCCGTTCGAGGTTGGTCGCAACGGCGAGTACCGCAAGACGTGGCAGGTCGACCCGGGACCGTTGGAGAAAGACACTCAGGCAATCGAACTCGACGCGAACAGCACGGTGCTCGTCACCGGTGGCGCACGCGGTATCACCGCGAAGGTCGCGCTGGAAATCGCGGCGCGGTACAAGTCGAAGCTCGTTCTGGTCGGCAGTTCGCCCGTGCCGGTCGCCGAGAGCGCGGGCACCGCTTCACTCCAGACTCCGGCGGAGATCAAGGCCGCGCTCCTGAAACAGCAACCTGGCGCGAAGCCGGCCGCGGTCGAGGCCGCGTACAAGCGCCTGCTCAAGGACCGCGAGATCCGCGCCAACCTCGACGCGATCCGGAGCGCGGGCGGTTCCGCCGAATACCGCTCGGTCGATGTGCGCGACGCCGCGGCGTTCGGGGCGCTCATCGACGAACTGAGCGCGAAGGGCGGCATCGCGGGCGTGATCCACGGTGCCGGCGTGATCGAAGACAAACTCTTGCGTGACAAAACGCCAGAGTCCTTCGATCGCGTGTTCGGCACGAAGGTCGACAGCGCCCTAACTCTGACCCGGAAGCTCGATCCCGCCAAGCTGAAGTTCTTCGCGCTGTTCGCCTCGATCACGAGCCGCTACGGGAATCGCGGACAGTCGGACTACGCCGCCGCGAACGAAGTGCTCAGCAAGCTCGCGTGCGACCTCGACCGCAAGTGGCCGGGGCGCGTGGTGTCGGTCGCGTGGGGGCCGTGGGCCGAGGTCGGCATGGTTGCGGACCTGGAGAAGCACCTCGTGGCCCGCGGGCTGAAGCTCATCGAACCGGCCGTCGGCGCCGAGTTCGCAGTGGACGAAGTGATCTTCGGCACGAAGGGCGAGCCGGAAGTCGTTGTGGCGGGCGGCACCGAGTCGGCGCCGAAACAACGGGCCAGCGCACAACCCGTGGGCGCCGGTGCGGAGTAG
- a CDS encoding polyketide synthase dehydratase domain-containing protein, protein MTQTLAQPQPRVIPPVTGWDTEVFVLRGDDRAALRQRVLALVEQVEHQPDAPLADFAAALAREVRPGGSRLTVVAGSRADLLTRLKRAADRLGDPKTKQIRDANGLYFFEQPLAEQGTVAFLFPGEGAQYLNMLADLCCVFPEVEETFAWCDQLAAEAGRPESSLRRVLHLPTDATAEDKAAAELELRGLGPSIFGVLLADQAILRVLENLQIPVSAMAGHSAGELGALLASGAMNARDQHGSRLPEIMEIMQRQESDAGGPEVVLLAVGASKATIMEVANEVAGGSVIVAMDNCPHQCVAVGPAHPVAAVESALTERGIICERLPFKRPYHTPLFEPYMGALRELFVGVPFNQTQTAVYCCSTGELFPTDPDAMRALVVNHWVTPVEFTRMIESMHRDGVRLFVECGPRGNLSAFVEDILRGKSFAAIPANVLRKSGPTQINHMVAQLVAHGVDLNLGYLYAGRVGEEPEGEQRQPNPPTPFPKKEGGEIPNTSEYTPQAPVLSPSPFRGGVGEGLQPQPTPPSPLPEGKGETGASYPNVVVPIAEASRISSPFPSGRGDGGGGVPIMNGYLDVMEQFLDTQREVMTAFFRGRGQSAPLPPELLALADLSLPIDPAPLAPVAPAPRPFALIETIIHHEPGREITFRRVMDEREDLYADDHTLGGRGVSRENPAQNGLPVLPMTFSLEAMSEAAAVLVPGKVVIGLRNIRLFRWLPFDAETTTLEVRATVSSVDEATGTVEVKANVRDLGNSFLRDGANKASSEAVIVLADRYPDPAPPLPFDLTDEVPCKSAIEDLRRNMFHGPVFQMIRTLDRTGREGIEGTLEVQGRDTWFRSNKDPHYAIDPVLMDAAMHILGAWHLEQPDWTGRILLPFEVQKVEYFGPTPEIGSHLVVRGHNEQESARHFRHGLEVFDTQGHLWLRLTGAGYWRFYLPFGHVNFFGPKDEYYLSRYWPEAAGAEPNSEPAAPFARCHFIDPPADLKQPVLRAAGAYVTMTPTELDTFGKWTGTDAGLNDWFFGRLLAKDAARAAWVQKYGETIFPADMETEEADGRIVCRPRGAAKSEPFPPVSVAISEGTVAAFSAFAKHVGVALQTIPKKASAEVERDARVRAACDAVADALRVPAEGCVLHSLDANTGVALVSASGQRFRVQTARQKESVVATTLCEVA, encoded by the coding sequence ATGACTCAGACCCTCGCGCAACCGCAACCCCGCGTCATTCCTCCCGTGACCGGATGGGACACGGAAGTTTTCGTGTTGCGCGGTGACGATCGTGCCGCGCTGCGTCAGCGTGTTCTGGCGCTTGTGGAACAGGTCGAGCACCAGCCCGACGCCCCGCTCGCCGATTTCGCCGCGGCGCTTGCGCGCGAGGTTCGGCCCGGTGGCTCACGGCTCACGGTGGTTGCGGGTTCCCGGGCCGATCTGCTCACGCGCCTCAAACGCGCCGCGGACCGGTTGGGCGATCCGAAGACCAAGCAGATCCGGGACGCGAACGGCCTCTACTTTTTCGAGCAGCCGCTGGCGGAGCAGGGGACGGTCGCCTTCCTGTTTCCGGGCGAAGGCGCGCAATACCTGAACATGCTCGCGGACCTGTGCTGCGTGTTCCCGGAGGTGGAAGAAACCTTCGCGTGGTGTGATCAGCTCGCGGCCGAGGCCGGGCGCCCGGAATCATCGCTGCGGCGCGTGCTGCACCTCCCGACCGATGCGACTGCCGAGGACAAGGCCGCGGCCGAACTCGAACTCCGGGGGCTGGGGCCGTCCATTTTCGGGGTGCTGCTCGCGGACCAGGCGATCCTCCGCGTGCTCGAGAATCTGCAAATTCCGGTGTCCGCGATGGCCGGCCACAGTGCCGGTGAACTCGGCGCGCTGCTCGCGAGTGGTGCGATGAACGCCCGCGACCAGCACGGTTCGCGGTTGCCGGAAATCATGGAGATCATGCAGCGCCAGGAGAGCGACGCGGGCGGGCCGGAGGTCGTACTGCTCGCGGTCGGCGCGAGCAAAGCGACGATCATGGAGGTCGCGAACGAGGTCGCGGGCGGCTCGGTGATCGTCGCGATGGACAACTGCCCGCACCAGTGCGTCGCGGTGGGACCGGCGCACCCGGTCGCCGCGGTCGAGTCGGCACTCACGGAACGCGGGATCATTTGCGAGCGACTGCCGTTCAAGCGGCCGTACCATACCCCGCTGTTCGAGCCGTACATGGGGGCGCTCCGCGAACTGTTCGTGGGCGTGCCGTTCAACCAGACGCAAACGGCCGTTTACTGCTGCTCGACCGGCGAACTGTTCCCGACCGATCCCGACGCGATGCGCGCGCTCGTGGTGAACCACTGGGTTACCCCGGTCGAGTTCACGCGGATGATCGAGAGCATGCACCGCGACGGCGTGCGCCTCTTCGTCGAGTGCGGCCCGCGCGGGAACCTGTCGGCATTCGTGGAAGACATCCTCCGCGGTAAGTCGTTTGCCGCAATCCCCGCGAACGTGCTCCGCAAGAGTGGCCCGACGCAGATCAATCACATGGTCGCGCAACTGGTCGCGCACGGCGTGGACCTGAATTTGGGCTACCTGTACGCGGGGCGGGTGGGCGAAGAACCTGAAGGGGAGCAAAGGCAACCTAACCCCCCAACCCCCTTCCCTAAGAAGGAAGGGGGAGAAATCCCAAATACCAGCGAATACACGCCACAAGCGCCGGTTTTAAGCCCCTCTCCGTTTAGGGGAGGGGTTGGGGAGGGGTTACAGCCACAACCTACCCCCCCGTCCCCCCTCCCTGAAGGGAAGGGGGAGACCGGCGCTTCATACCCGAATGTCGTCGTTCCAATCGCAGAGGCATCGCGCATCAGCTCCCCCTTCCCTTCAGGGAGGGGGGACGGGGGGGGAGGTGTGCCCATCATGAACGGCTACCTCGACGTGATGGAGCAGTTCCTCGACACGCAGCGCGAGGTAATGACGGCGTTCTTCCGCGGGCGCGGGCAATCGGCCCCGCTGCCGCCGGAATTGCTCGCTCTCGCGGACCTCTCGCTCCCGATCGATCCGGCGCCCCTTGCCCCGGTCGCGCCCGCACCCCGACCGTTCGCGCTCATCGAGACCATCATTCACCACGAGCCGGGGCGCGAGATCACGTTCCGCCGCGTGATGGACGAGCGCGAAGACCTGTACGCGGACGACCACACGCTCGGCGGGCGCGGGGTCAGTCGGGAGAACCCGGCACAGAACGGGCTGCCCGTACTTCCGATGACATTCAGCCTCGAAGCGATGTCCGAAGCGGCGGCGGTGCTCGTACCGGGCAAGGTCGTGATCGGGCTCCGCAACATCCGGCTGTTCCGGTGGCTGCCATTTGATGCCGAGACGACCACGCTCGAAGTGCGCGCCACGGTGTCGTCCGTGGACGAGGCGACCGGGACCGTCGAGGTCAAAGCGAACGTGCGCGACCTCGGCAACTCGTTCCTCCGCGACGGGGCGAACAAAGCATCGTCCGAAGCGGTGATCGTACTCGCGGACCGGTACCCGGACCCCGCGCCTCCGCTGCCGTTCGATCTCACCGACGAAGTGCCGTGCAAGTCTGCCATCGAGGACTTGCGCCGGAACATGTTCCACGGCCCCGTTTTCCAGATGATTCGCACGCTCGATCGCACCGGGCGTGAGGGGATCGAGGGCACGCTCGAAGTGCAGGGCCGCGATACGTGGTTCCGCTCGAACAAAGACCCGCACTACGCGATCGATCCGGTGCTGATGGACGCCGCGATGCACATCCTCGGCGCGTGGCACCTCGAACAGCCGGACTGGACCGGGCGCATCCTTCTGCCATTTGAAGTGCAGAAGGTCGAATACTTCGGCCCCACGCCCGAAATCGGTTCGCACCTGGTCGTGCGCGGGCACAACGAGCAGGAATCCGCGCGGCACTTCCGCCACGGGCTGGAAGTGTTCGACACGCAGGGGCACTTGTGGCTGCGGCTCACGGGCGCGGGCTACTGGCGCTTCTACCTGCCGTTCGGCCACGTGAACTTCTTCGGCCCGAAGGACGAGTATTACCTCAGTCGTTACTGGCCCGAAGCTGCGGGGGCCGAGCCGAATTCCGAACCCGCGGCCCCGTTCGCGCGGTGCCACTTTATCGATCCGCCCGCGGACCTGAAGCAGCCGGTGCTGCGCGCGGCCGGCGCGTATGTGACGATGACTCCGACCGAACTCGATACTTTCGGGAAGTGGACCGGGACCGACGCGGGACTGAACGACTGGTTCTTCGGTCGGTTGCTCGCGAAAGACGCCGCGCGTGCCGCGTGGGTGCAGAAGTACGGCGAAACGATCTTCCCGGCCGACATGGAAACCGAGGAAGCCGACGGCCGCATCGTGTGCCGCCCGCGCGGGGCCGCGAAGAGCGAGCCGTTCCCGCCCGTGAGTGTGGCTATCTCAGAAGGCACCGTGGCGGCCTTTTCTGCGTTCGCGAAACACGTCGGCGTCGCGCTTCAAACGATCCCGAAGAAAGCCTCGGCCGAAGTCGAACGGGACGCGCGGGTGCGAGCGGCATGTGATGCGGTCGCGGACGCGCTGCGTGTTCCCGCCGAGGGCTGCGTGCTCCATTCTCTCGACGCGAATACCGGCGTCGCGCTCGTGAGCGCAAGCGGTCAACGGTTCCGCGTTCAGACGGCGCGACAGAAGGAATCGGTCGTCGCTACCACTTTGTGCGAGGTAGCGTGA